A region of Fibrobacter succinogenes subsp. succinogenes S85 DNA encodes the following proteins:
- the murJ gene encoding murein biosynthesis integral membrane protein MurJ — protein MNKAAVIVAVSMLLSRVLGIFREMLLAHAAGVSLEKNALDLAFMIPDILNHVVSTGFLSIIFIPIFTGYKVAGDEKAGWKFFSNVLNTFGLALLILVIPAFIWMKELISLLTVDGVTPELLERATYYGRIILPGQIFIFVGSILVAVQHTRKQFLIPSLTGLIYNIAIVGGGAAGLALTNYTGNDYGLAGFAWGVPVGAFIGFFALQIFGAKRGGVHYEFIIEPKHPDIARYFKMMLPMSLGVGSMFGP, from the coding sequence ATGAATAAAGCCGCTGTTATTGTTGCCGTTTCGATGCTCCTGAGCCGCGTACTCGGGATTTTCCGTGAAATGCTCCTCGCCCACGCCGCCGGCGTGTCGCTTGAAAAAAACGCCCTTGACCTCGCCTTCATGATTCCAGACATCCTGAATCACGTGGTCAGCACCGGATTTTTGTCCATTATATTTATTCCGATTTTCACGGGCTACAAAGTCGCAGGTGACGAGAAGGCGGGCTGGAAGTTCTTCAGCAACGTGCTCAACACCTTCGGGCTTGCACTGTTGATTCTCGTGATTCCGGCATTCATTTGGATGAAGGAACTCATCTCGCTCTTGACCGTCGATGGCGTGACGCCCGAGCTTTTGGAACGCGCAACCTATTACGGACGTATTATCCTTCCGGGGCAAATCTTCATCTTTGTCGGTAGCATCCTTGTCGCGGTCCAGCATACTCGCAAGCAGTTCCTGATTCCCTCCCTCACTGGTCTTATTTACAACATTGCGATTGTCGGTGGCGGTGCCGCAGGCCTTGCGCTCACGAATTACACCGGCAACGATTACGGTCTCGCCGGATTTGCTTGGGGCGTTCCGGTCGGCGCATTCATCGGATTTTTCGCTCTCCAGATTTTTGGCGCCAAGCGTGGCGGCGTCCATTATGAATTTATCATTGAACCGAAGCACCCGGATATCGCGCGCTATTTCAAGATGATGCTCCCGATGTCTCTTGGCGTGGGTTCCATGTTCGGCCCTTGA
- a CDS encoding lipid II flippase MurJ, whose translation MAWVPCSALEFIIRSFGANFGTSGISSLNYAYRVMYTLVAVFGFSVSVTSYPDMARLVKEGDFPQLNRKIWKSLSRMFCILIPAVVAVWALSFPAVRILFERGAFHRETTEAISEILRWYLPVSLGLCLQAVLVRSFYACERMWVPTLLNTGIFAATIPAYILLGAPEVGLGIKSVPIIGATGAILQVISMIFMWAKKNGTDGMKEALFNMARALVAFGIMIAAAVGLDHISGDFVRNAGFIALVVYACAAGIALFTLTLIIQRYLGSKDAKDILNELLGKVLRKLHLAH comes from the coding sequence TTGGCGTGGGTTCCATGTTCGGCCCTTGAATTTATCATCCGTAGCTTCGGTGCAAACTTTGGCACAAGCGGCATTTCGAGCCTCAACTACGCTTACCGCGTCATGTACACGCTCGTTGCAGTCTTCGGATTCTCGGTCAGCGTCACAAGCTACCCCGACATGGCGCGTCTCGTCAAGGAAGGCGACTTCCCGCAACTCAACCGCAAAATCTGGAAAAGCCTCTCGCGCATGTTCTGCATTTTGATTCCGGCAGTTGTCGCCGTGTGGGCTTTGAGCTTCCCGGCTGTGCGCATTCTCTTTGAACGTGGCGCTTTCCACCGCGAAACGACCGAAGCGATTTCTGAAATTCTCCGCTGGTACTTGCCCGTAAGCCTTGGGCTTTGCCTGCAGGCGGTTCTCGTCCGCAGCTTCTACGCTTGTGAACGCATGTGGGTCCCGACACTTTTGAACACCGGCATCTTTGCAGCGACCATCCCCGCCTACATTTTGCTTGGCGCCCCCGAAGTGGGGCTTGGCATCAAGAGCGTCCCGATTATCGGTGCTACAGGCGCCATTCTGCAAGTGATTTCGATGATTTTCATGTGGGCTAAAAAGAACGGCACTGACGGCATGAAGGAAGCTCTTTTCAACATGGCTCGCGCCCTCGTCGCTTTTGGCATCATGATTGCAGCTGCAGTCGGCCTAGACCACATTTCTGGAGACTTTGTCCGCAATGCAGGATTTATTGCGCTCGTCGTTTACGCTTGCGCCGCAGGAATTGCACTCTTTACGCTTACGCTCATCATCCAGCGTTACCTCGGCAGCAAAGATGCCAAAGACATTCTGAACGAGCTCTTAGGAAAGGTTCTCCGCAAGCTGCACCTCGCACATTAA
- a CDS encoding SGNH/GDSL hydrolase family protein codes for MSMSKFTQMLWGAALGCAVACGSAFAITANPNVSMGKPLYVAGAVANDLDPLVYTDGKLDSNQITIVNDFALNVGQGPSKLFITWDTRGDEAWASQDYVYAQGCLHNLAIGSTLQNFKIMTSANSTNGVDGDWQIAAEIGESGAASRGIAIDFEGMSWFRILASTPAIYLEEVSAYDISNGGDDTWFFMGTSITQMGMKQYAVDSNFAQLIHARFPSYYPAMIRGGVACVTSQGVADALKYYAEYAGNVKYWAIEMGTNDAWVGNDYTVEQFTRNMQMIIDTAKAHGITPIIARMIATNPVYSGWQVPQEFLDAIDKLVRDNNLIPGPDFYNYFLAHPELISEDGVHPANPAGGAAMHRLWAEAVAPLYMNKKPEPVIGSNAGTIALKKMHDVKMVLPKVTVDGRSISISRVNEPVNISIVDLTGHIVWKGRIGNPADGSLESSNLLSEVPAGNYIVKIRGATTSYKTRISIR; via the coding sequence ATGTCGATGTCTAAATTTACACAGATGCTCTGGGGAGCTGCTCTCGGTTGTGCAGTCGCTTGTGGTAGCGCATTTGCTATTACGGCAAACCCTAATGTGAGCATGGGCAAACCCCTCTACGTTGCAGGGGCGGTGGCCAATGATTTAGATCCTTTGGTCTATACAGATGGTAAATTGGATTCTAACCAAATTACCATTGTGAATGATTTTGCGTTGAACGTGGGTCAGGGACCGTCCAAGTTGTTCATCACGTGGGATACGCGTGGTGACGAAGCATGGGCTAGCCAGGATTACGTGTATGCACAGGGTTGCTTGCATAACCTTGCGATTGGTTCCACGTTGCAGAATTTCAAGATCATGACGTCTGCCAATTCCACAAACGGTGTGGACGGTGACTGGCAAATCGCTGCCGAAATTGGCGAGAGCGGTGCGGCATCCCGTGGTATAGCCATTGATTTTGAAGGGATGTCCTGGTTCCGTATTTTGGCTTCGACTCCGGCAATTTATTTGGAGGAAGTCAGTGCATACGATATAAGCAATGGTGGAGACGATACATGGTTCTTTATGGGTACGAGTATCACGCAGATGGGCATGAAACAGTATGCGGTGGACTCAAACTTTGCGCAGTTGATCCATGCGAGGTTCCCGAGCTATTACCCGGCGATGATCCGTGGCGGTGTCGCTTGCGTCACGAGCCAGGGCGTTGCCGATGCTCTTAAGTATTATGCAGAATACGCGGGTAACGTGAAGTACTGGGCGATTGAAATGGGTACGAATGACGCCTGGGTGGGTAACGACTATACCGTCGAGCAGTTCACGAGGAACATGCAGATGATTATCGATACTGCAAAGGCTCATGGGATTACCCCGATTATCGCCCGTATGATTGCGACAAACCCGGTGTACTCTGGCTGGCAGGTCCCCCAGGAATTCCTGGACGCGATCGATAAGCTGGTCAGGGATAACAACTTGATTCCGGGACCGGACTTCTACAACTATTTCTTGGCGCACCCGGAACTCATTTCTGAAGACGGTGTGCACCCGGCAAACCCGGCGGGTGGTGCAGCCATGCACCGCTTGTGGGCCGAAGCTGTGGCTCCGCTGTACATGAACAAGAAGCCAGAACCGGTGATTGGCTCTAATGCGGGTACTATTGCCCTCAAGAAAATGCACGATGTGAAGATGGTACTCCCGAAGGTCACGGTGGACGGCCGTTCTATCTCAATTTCCCGTGTGAACGAGCCTGTGAATATCAGCATCGTGGACTTGACGGGACACATCGTGTGGAAGGGTAGAATCGGTAACCCTGCGGACGGTTCGCTCGAGTCTTCGAACTTGCTGAGCGAAGTCCCTGCGGGTAATTACATCGTTAAGATTCGTGGCGCTACGACCTCGTACAAGACGCGAATCTCGATACGATAA
- a CDS encoding ABC-ATPase domain-containing protein, with amino-acid sequence MKALYQKIRSLQGKNYGLYKSLADRSWDFGDFVLEFLHVQGDPYAPASRVMIKASLLMLGFPSEWGGSFERRLALSDYLYRRLSALVREKYPDRDAAVVFDTAGPEMLVRNALWVDNGELRACLQVRLPGDGRKIQAEAAAEILTMVLPDLVSAALYNSGESKKDGVEPELVEHYRVLAERKEILSQLEERGLCAFVPDGAVLPRASGLSELPMEGAVPFVAPEEMAVTLVANGREIRGMGIPKGITVISGGAFHGKSTLLQALTKSVYPHIPGDGREGIVVSESAVRVGVEDGRSVRGTDLSQFVRDLPGGISTKNFTTACASGSTSEAANLMEAMEAGSDVFLIDEDSSAVNFLIRDVRVRKLLGDDREPLIPLTDRIREIKGRSFILVAGACGDFLDLADNIIVMASYKAECARINGKNVAAGLSDSAVGSAAGDAAKVVPGLPAFVEPECRDFAEYVKPLLPSLRPASAVERQVKVKISGDTLLQIGFLVSDTSKAGALVDKQQRFGAGFMLLNLCQNAASNNDANGESSKATIMKRINALCEKIKNVGFRNLPQGLSREMSLPRPIDIACVLYRLRDNGR; translated from the coding sequence ATGAAAGCTCTTTACCAGAAAATTCGCAGTTTACAAGGGAAAAATTACGGTCTTTACAAGTCCTTGGCGGACCGCTCATGGGATTTTGGAGACTTTGTGCTGGAATTCCTGCATGTGCAGGGAGACCCGTACGCACCGGCATCTCGCGTGATGATCAAGGCGAGTTTGTTAATGCTTGGTTTCCCGAGCGAATGGGGAGGCTCGTTTGAACGCCGCCTGGCATTGAGCGATTACCTTTACCGTAGGCTTTCTGCGCTTGTGCGTGAAAAGTACCCCGACAGGGATGCGGCGGTCGTCTTTGACACTGCTGGACCTGAAATGCTAGTGCGAAACGCGCTCTGGGTTGACAATGGCGAGTTGCGTGCTTGCTTGCAGGTGCGCTTGCCGGGCGACGGTCGCAAGATTCAGGCGGAAGCCGCTGCCGAGATTTTGACAATGGTCTTGCCGGACCTGGTTTCGGCGGCACTCTATAATTCGGGCGAATCGAAGAAGGATGGCGTAGAGCCGGAACTTGTCGAACATTACCGCGTGCTTGCCGAGCGCAAGGAAATTTTGTCGCAGCTCGAGGAACGTGGACTTTGTGCGTTTGTGCCGGATGGCGCCGTGCTCCCGCGTGCATCGGGACTCAGTGAACTCCCGATGGAAGGGGCTGTTCCGTTTGTGGCGCCCGAAGAAATGGCGGTGACGCTTGTTGCTAATGGCCGTGAAATCCGCGGTATGGGAATCCCGAAGGGAATCACCGTGATTTCGGGCGGGGCGTTCCACGGAAAATCGACGCTTTTGCAGGCCTTGACGAAATCTGTTTACCCGCATATTCCGGGAGATGGCCGCGAAGGCATTGTCGTGAGCGAATCGGCGGTGCGCGTGGGCGTCGAAGACGGCCGCAGCGTGCGAGGCACGGACCTTTCGCAGTTTGTGCGTGACCTGCCGGGTGGAATCTCGACAAAGAACTTTACGACCGCTTGTGCGTCGGGCTCGACGAGCGAGGCCGCGAACTTGATGGAAGCGATGGAAGCGGGGAGCGATGTCTTCTTGATTGACGAAGACTCCTCTGCCGTGAACTTCCTCATTCGCGATGTGCGTGTGCGTAAGCTTTTGGGCGATGACCGCGAACCGCTTATTCCGCTCACGGACCGCATCCGTGAAATCAAGGGCCGTAGCTTTATTCTGGTGGCGGGCGCTTGCGGAGACTTTTTGGACTTGGCGGATAACATCATCGTGATGGCATCGTATAAGGCAGAATGCGCAAGAATCAATGGAAAGAATGTAGCGGCCGGACTCTCTGATAGTGCTGTTGGCTCGGCTGCCGGTGATGCTGCGAAAGTCGTGCCGGGGTTGCCCGCATTTGTGGAACCTGAGTGCCGCGACTTTGCGGAATACGTGAAGCCATTGCTCCCGTCACTCCGCCCTGCATCTGCTGTGGAGCGCCAGGTGAAAGTGAAAATCTCGGGCGATACGTTGCTGCAAATCGGTTTCCTCGTCTCGGATACGTCTAAGGCGGGTGCGCTTGTGGATAAGCAACAGCGATTCGGTGCTGGGTTCATGCTGTTGAACCTCTGCCAGAATGCGGCAAGCAACAACGATGCTAATGGCGAATCTTCGAAGGCGACGATTATGAAACGCATCAATGCGCTCTGCGAAAAAATCAAGAATGTCGGGTTCCGCAACTTGCCGCAAGGCTTGAGTCGTGAAATGAGCCTACCGCGTCCGATTGATATCGCGTGCGTGCTCTATCGCCTGCGAGATAACGGAAGGTAA
- a CDS encoding PEGA domain-containing protein, with protein MKKLFFFALMMAFLFTTAVADEEDPPPRGKSAIVNIITEPPNSDVFLGGEPLGKSPIKDKEVTSGRQTLVVIDQGFELVNKRVNIWPGKDSRNNFDFSTRIPKGHVKITTNPPRCRIYVDGELSDKTDGAELVVRNLDAGDHVIRAECSNRKSAETLVTIKGEETVDAFLDATTGSKSKKKKR; from the coding sequence ATGAAAAAGCTTTTCTTTTTTGCCTTGATGATGGCATTCCTCTTCACGACCGCTGTCGCTGACGAAGAAGATCCACCTCCGCGCGGCAAGTCCGCAATCGTCAATATCATCACTGAACCGCCTAACAGCGACGTGTTCCTCGGTGGTGAACCTCTCGGCAAGAGCCCGATCAAGGATAAGGAAGTCACTTCCGGCCGCCAGACGCTCGTCGTCATCGACCAGGGCTTCGAACTCGTGAACAAGCGCGTGAATATCTGGCCGGGCAAGGACAGCCGCAACAACTTTGACTTCAGCACCAGAATCCCGAAGGGCCACGTCAAGATTACGACGAACCCGCCGCGTTGCCGCATCTACGTTGACGGTGAACTTTCCGACAAGACCGACGGTGCAGAACTCGTCGTCCGCAACCTCGACGCCGGTGACCACGTGATCCGCGCCGAATGCAGCAACCGCAAGAGTGCAGAAACTCTCGTGACCATCAAGGGCGAAGAAACTGTTGACGCATTCCTCGATGCAACGACCGGTTCCAAGAGCAAGAAGAAAAAGCGCTAA
- a CDS encoding penicillin-binding protein activator LpoB: MSKIWIFAICAGLAIFSGCASDGGKKVTRLDTNAVTDLSGSWNDTDSRLVAEEMINDCLSRPWYNDFASQKGSVPTIVIGKVRNKSHEHIRVETFIKDIERALINSSKAEFVANSNERADLRDELADQQGNTTEETTKDAGMEIGADLMLTGTINSIIDQEGGEQVVFYQVDMELTDIQSHRKVWLGDKKIKKYVAKSSVKF; encoded by the coding sequence ATGTCAAAAATTTGGATTTTCGCCATTTGTGCAGGCCTCGCTATATTCTCTGGTTGCGCCAGTGACGGAGGCAAAAAAGTAACCCGTCTCGACACCAACGCCGTTACCGACCTCTCCGGCAGCTGGAACGATACCGATTCCCGCCTTGTCGCCGAAGAAATGATCAACGACTGCCTCAGCCGTCCGTGGTACAACGACTTCGCTTCCCAGAAGGGTTCTGTACCGACTATCGTGATTGGCAAGGTCCGCAACAAGAGCCACGAGCACATCCGCGTCGAAACGTTCATCAAGGATATCGAACGCGCCCTCATCAACTCCAGCAAGGCTGAATTCGTGGCAAACTCCAATGAACGTGCCGACCTGCGCGACGAACTTGCAGACCAGCAGGGCAACACCACTGAAGAAACCACAAAGGATGCAGGCATGGAAATCGGTGCAGACCTCATGCTGACCGGTACCATCAACTCCATCATTGACCAGGAAGGTGGCGAACAGGTTGTCTTCTACCAGGTGGACATGGAACTCACCGACATCCAGAGCCATCGCAAGGTTTGGCTTGGCGACAAGAAGATCAAGAAGTACGTCGCGAAAAGCAGCGTGAAGTTCTAA
- a CDS encoding response regulator transcription factor, whose amino-acid sequence MTQNTSSTNILIIEDEIAIAEGLVDLCELNGYRVKHVVDGESGLAEALSGQYGLVLLDLMLPGMDGFTVCDKIREKDKSLPIIILSAKNSDDDIINGLKFGADDYIPKPFSVPMLLARIEAVLRRSRQTMENEGKLVAGNLRVNFREYTGVRGTEELAFTRKEIEILEYLWNNRDHAIPRSELLRKVWGYENAESVDTRTVDIHITKLRKKIEDDPAHPKLLVTFRGEGYQMRSAPECEKSV is encoded by the coding sequence ATGACTCAAAATACAAGCAGCACAAACATCCTCATCATCGAAGATGAAATTGCCATTGCCGAAGGCCTCGTAGACCTCTGCGAGCTCAACGGTTACCGCGTCAAACACGTTGTTGACGGCGAAAGCGGCCTTGCCGAAGCACTTTCCGGACAGTACGGACTCGTACTCCTGGACCTCATGCTTCCGGGTATGGACGGCTTTACCGTTTGCGACAAGATCCGCGAAAAGGACAAGAGCCTCCCGATCATCATCCTTTCTGCAAAGAATTCCGATGATGATATCATCAACGGGCTCAAGTTCGGTGCCGACGACTACATCCCGAAGCCGTTCTCCGTACCGATGCTCCTTGCACGTATCGAAGCAGTGCTCCGCCGTAGCCGCCAGACAATGGAAAACGAAGGCAAGCTTGTGGCCGGCAACCTCCGCGTGAACTTCCGTGAATACACGGGCGTTCGCGGTACAGAAGAACTGGCATTCACCCGCAAGGAAATCGAAATTCTTGAATACCTCTGGAACAACCGCGACCATGCCATTCCACGTTCCGAACTCCTCCGCAAGGTCTGGGGTTATGAAAATGCGGAATCCGTGGATACCCGTACGGTCGACATCCACATCACCAAGCTCCGCAAGAAGATCGAAGACGATCCGGCTCATCCGAAGCTGCTCGTCACGTTCCGCGGTGAAGGTTATCAGATGCGCTCGGCTCCAGAATGCGAGAAGTCAGTATAA
- a CDS encoding sensor histidine kinase — translation MREVSINKITTYLSSKYKALRSLILASKDRLIFVAIFIVIAIPVIMLLSHSYTQLQTSSLFGYKEHAFSVLQNLNKNITADLAIEDRRSYADYRFIRSVPVFGGEEITMSELAEFPQRSHYVGLVGHFQLDPAGNLSTPVLPDGVLERIPMVDRAKRVAIRNKISQILNTSGFSAISSPVAFAMTSSSMEKADTTHKNDSRLIDQIYKQDIDIASTRKKKKSSKHRVEQITETGDFAFGVESTKLDTTGLLVRLINTETTHSMEAEIDFFQAIVDSNYIIFHRTVRRGTDVFIQGFIVDARAYLTNLVKNEIEKYKGVTKGNQQDPLVLAFFHKNKSFVAFGERNNITTELLSESLQAPLSDITFKMYTTQRAPGGEFVTFIGFLMLAVLAIGLISIYHVTQSRMKLASKRQDFVSAITHELKTPLTAIKMYAELLQNSWVASEEKKQKYYGQIASEADRLSRLIQNVLNLSKLDGNRWNVQLRMDKPKQVLDDFISTYSKNVEKQGFELTVSSDTDADNISLMIDRDAIMQILMNLVDNSLKFSKNADYKMINVELRIKGTDMYLAVRDFGPGIPPSEMKKVFQEFYRVENEMTRQTSGTGIGLSMVKKLCALCNMTIELENANPGLRTKIHFPSLSI, via the coding sequence ATGCGAGAAGTCAGTATAAATAAAATCACTACATACCTCTCTAGCAAGTACAAGGCTCTTCGGAGCCTTATCCTTGCCTCTAAAGATCGTCTCATTTTTGTGGCGATTTTTATCGTTATTGCGATTCCCGTAATAATGCTTTTAAGCCATTCTTACACACAGTTGCAAACGTCGTCGCTCTTTGGCTACAAGGAACATGCGTTCTCTGTGTTACAGAACTTGAACAAGAACATCACGGCGGACCTCGCTATCGAAGACAGGCGCTCATACGCCGACTATCGATTCATCCGCTCGGTTCCTGTGTTCGGCGGCGAAGAAATCACAATGTCCGAACTTGCGGAATTCCCGCAGAGGAGCCATTACGTCGGGCTCGTCGGGCATTTCCAGCTGGATCCCGCCGGCAACTTGAGCACACCGGTTCTCCCGGATGGCGTGCTCGAAAGAATCCCCATGGTCGACAGGGCAAAGCGTGTTGCCATCCGCAACAAGATTAGCCAGATTCTCAACACGTCAGGATTTTCTGCCATTTCTTCGCCTGTCGCCTTCGCGATGACATCGAGCAGCATGGAAAAGGCAGACACGACGCACAAGAACGACAGCAGGCTCATTGACCAGATTTACAAGCAGGACATCGACATTGCAAGTACCCGCAAAAAGAAAAAGTCTAGCAAGCACCGTGTTGAACAAATTACCGAAACCGGCGACTTCGCCTTTGGCGTTGAATCTACAAAGCTTGACACAACCGGTCTTCTGGTCCGCCTGATCAACACCGAAACGACGCATTCCATGGAAGCAGAAATTGACTTTTTCCAGGCCATCGTCGATTCGAACTATATCATTTTCCACCGCACCGTGAGACGCGGTACAGACGTATTTATCCAGGGCTTTATCGTCGATGCACGTGCCTACCTCACGAACCTCGTGAAAAACGAAATCGAGAAGTACAAGGGCGTCACCAAGGGCAATCAGCAAGACCCGCTCGTGCTCGCATTCTTCCACAAGAACAAGTCCTTTGTCGCCTTCGGCGAACGCAACAACATCACGACGGAACTCCTTTCCGAATCATTGCAGGCGCCGCTCTCGGATATCACCTTCAAGATGTACACCACACAGCGCGCCCCTGGCGGTGAATTTGTCACCTTCATCGGGTTCCTGATGCTTGCAGTGCTTGCGATTGGCTTGATTTCGATTTACCACGTGACGCAGAGCCGCATGAAGCTTGCCTCAAAGCGCCAGGACTTCGTCTCCGCCATTACGCACGAGCTCAAGACTCCGCTGACCGCCATCAAGATGTACGCGGAACTGTTGCAGAATTCCTGGGTCGCAAGCGAAGAGAAAAAGCAAAAGTATTACGGACAAATCGCGAGCGAAGCAGACCGCCTTTCAAGACTTATCCAGAACGTGCTGAACCTCTCGAAGCTCGATGGCAACCGCTGGAACGTACAGCTCCGCATGGACAAGCCAAAGCAAGTCCTTGACGACTTCATCTCTACCTACAGCAAGAACGTTGAAAAGCAGGGATTCGAACTTACTGTCTCTTCGGACACGGATGCAGACAACATCAGCCTCATGATAGACCGCGACGCCATCATGCAGATTCTGATGAACCTCGTCGACAACTCGCTCAAGTTCTCCAAGAACGCAGACTACAAGATGATCAACGTGGAACTGCGCATCAAGGGCACCGACATGTACCTCGCCGTGCGCGACTTCGGTCCGGGCATTCCGCCTTCCGAAATGAAGAAAGTCTTCCAGGAATTCTATAGAGTCGAAAATGAAATGACCAGGCAGACAAGCGGCACAGGCATTGGACTTTCGATGGTAAAGAAATTGTGCGCTTTATGTAATATGACGATTGAACTTGAAAACGCTAACCCCGGTTTGCGCACAAAAATACACTTCCCAAGTCTGTCCATTTGA
- a CDS encoding ATP-dependent 6-phosphofructokinase encodes MTQDDIIKNPLDYDLSIETVGKGTLKSPMNGVPFVSENDKVSLTTDVNLISEYLAKGIPVPSLEVAGPRQTIFHDPAWTRAGIVTCGGLCPGLNNVIKGLVQVLWFDYGVRNIFGIPYGYRGLNPNYGYSPIVLDPDVVDAIQEDGGTILGSSRGMQDPAIMVDTLMRLNINVLFCIGGDGTLRGAHAIAEEVKKRKQPISIIGIPKTIDNDLNLIDRTFGFETAVLSATDVITSAHIEANGAFNGLGLVKLMGRDSGFIAAYASLATTVVNICLVPEVPFTLDGLFKALESRYASGKTHAVIAVAEGAGQELFKNQEERRDASGNILKNDIGEFLTHKIKEHFDSVGKEINIKYFDPSYTVRSIPAKGTDAIFCFQLAENAVHAGMAGKTDMVVGSMNNVFSHVPIEYAVSERKKINPNGPLWHAVLGITRQQDYFSGKGKRSK; translated from the coding sequence ATGACTCAGGACGATATCATCAAGAATCCGTTGGATTATGATCTTTCCATTGAAACCGTTGGCAAGGGCACGCTTAAGTCCCCGATGAACGGCGTTCCTTTCGTTTCGGAAAACGACAAGGTCAGCCTTACCACTGACGTCAATCTCATCTCTGAATACTTAGCGAAGGGTATCCCGGTACCTTCACTCGAAGTGGCCGGCCCTCGACAGACAATTTTCCACGACCCCGCCTGGACACGTGCAGGCATCGTCACATGCGGTGGTCTCTGCCCAGGTCTTAACAACGTGATCAAGGGCCTTGTACAAGTGCTCTGGTTCGACTACGGCGTGAGGAACATCTTCGGTATCCCGTACGGCTACCGTGGCTTGAACCCGAATTACGGTTACTCCCCCATCGTGCTTGACCCGGATGTGGTCGATGCCATTCAGGAAGACGGCGGTACGATTCTCGGTAGCTCCCGCGGCATGCAGGACCCGGCCATCATGGTCGATACGCTCATGCGACTCAACATCAACGTGTTGTTCTGCATCGGTGGTGACGGTACGCTCCGTGGCGCACATGCTATTGCCGAAGAAGTCAAGAAGCGTAAACAGCCCATCTCGATTATCGGCATCCCGAAGACGATCGATAACGACTTGAACTTGATCGACAGGACGTTCGGTTTTGAAACCGCCGTGCTCAGCGCCACAGACGTGATTACCAGCGCCCACATTGAAGCAAACGGTGCATTCAATGGTCTTGGCCTAGTGAAGCTCATGGGTCGTGACTCCGGCTTTATCGCCGCGTATGCATCGCTTGCAACAACAGTTGTGAACATCTGCCTCGTTCCCGAAGTTCCCTTTACGCTTGACGGGCTCTTCAAGGCTCTCGAAAGCCGTTACGCCAGCGGCAAGACTCACGCCGTGATCGCCGTCGCCGAAGGCGCCGGACAGGAACTTTTCAAAAACCAGGAAGAACGCAGGGACGCAAGCGGTAACATTCTGAAGAACGATATCGGTGAATTCCTGACCCACAAGATCAAGGAACATTTCGATAGCGTCGGCAAGGAAATCAACATCAAGTACTTTGACCCGAGCTACACGGTGCGTAGCATCCCGGCGAAAGGCACGGACGCCATTTTCTGCTTCCAGCTCGCAGAAAACGCAGTACACGCAGGCATGGCAGGCAAGACGGACATGGTCGTTGGCAGCATGAACAACGTATTCTCGCACGTGCCTATCGAATACGCCGTGAGCGAACGCAAGAAAATCAACCCCAATGGCCCCCTGTGGCATGCCGTTCTCGGTATCACGCGCCAGCAGGACTATTTCTCCGGCAAGGGCAAACGCAGCAAGTAA